One window of the Candidatus Eisenbacteria bacterium genome contains the following:
- the cobA gene encoding uroporphyrinogen-III C-methyltransferase yields MSGRVYLVGAGPGDPGLLTLRGQRHLAAADVVVHDDLVGRRLLVHARPDAEIVDVGRAHGDPGRLSQEAIGALLVDRARAGKTVVRLKNGDPFLFGRGAEEAALLRRAGIAFEVVPGVSSALAVPAYAGIPATDRDHASLVTIVTGHLACRPADGADAAAGLPWDALARQGGTLVFLMAMKHLPAIGAALVSHGLDPATPAAAIERGTTGRQRTVVATAATLASRVAEAGLRPPAVVVVGATVALREQVAWLEERPLVGRRILVTRPRAQAGELAALLEDLGAEVVVAPTIEIAPPADAAALDRAVVAASSYDWIVLTSVNGVRVLFDRLAALRRDVRELAGTRFAAIGPETAAELERHLVRPAVVPEDFRAEGLLDALGDADVRGRRVLLLRAAGARAILPDTLRARGAAVDEVIAYRAIVPPATDAAGLRAALVEGGLDVLTFTSSSTVRNFATLLGPEAIATLGLHGRPLVACIGPVTAETAREVGLRVDVVPASYTASALAHAIAAHFCKAGSDPLSGGVG; encoded by the coding sequence ATGAGCGGGCGCGTCTATCTCGTCGGTGCGGGTCCGGGCGATCCCGGCCTCCTCACGCTGCGCGGCCAGCGTCATCTCGCCGCCGCCGACGTCGTCGTGCACGACGACCTCGTCGGGCGCCGGCTCCTCGTGCACGCCCGACCGGACGCCGAGATCGTCGACGTGGGCCGCGCGCACGGCGATCCGGGACGTCTCTCGCAGGAGGCGATCGGGGCGCTCCTCGTCGACCGCGCGCGCGCCGGCAAGACCGTCGTGCGGCTCAAGAACGGCGACCCGTTCCTGTTCGGGCGCGGCGCGGAGGAGGCCGCCTTGCTGCGGCGCGCGGGCATCGCCTTCGAAGTGGTCCCCGGCGTGAGCTCGGCGCTCGCGGTGCCGGCGTACGCCGGCATCCCGGCGACCGATCGCGATCACGCGTCGCTCGTGACGATCGTCACGGGTCACCTCGCGTGCCGCCCGGCGGACGGCGCGGACGCCGCGGCGGGCTTGCCGTGGGACGCGCTCGCGCGCCAGGGCGGCACCCTCGTCTTCCTCATGGCGATGAAGCACCTGCCGGCCATCGGTGCCGCGCTGGTCTCGCACGGGCTCGATCCGGCCACGCCCGCGGCGGCGATCGAACGTGGCACCACCGGCCGCCAGCGTACCGTCGTCGCGACGGCGGCGACGCTCGCATCACGCGTCGCGGAAGCGGGCCTGCGGCCCCCCGCCGTCGTGGTCGTGGGCGCCACGGTGGCGCTCCGGGAGCAGGTCGCCTGGCTCGAGGAGCGGCCGCTCGTCGGACGCCGCATTCTCGTCACCCGTCCGCGCGCACAGGCGGGCGAGCTGGCCGCACTGCTCGAGGACCTCGGGGCCGAGGTCGTGGTCGCGCCCACCATCGAGATCGCGCCGCCGGCCGACGCTGCGGCCCTCGACCGGGCGGTCGTCGCCGCGAGCAGCTACGATTGGATCGTTCTCACGAGCGTCAACGGCGTGCGGGTGCTCTTCGATCGTCTGGCGGCGCTGCGGCGCGACGTGCGCGAGCTCGCGGGCACGCGCTTCGCCGCCATCGGTCCCGAGACGGCCGCCGAGCTCGAGCGCCACCTCGTGCGTCCCGCCGTCGTCCCCGAGGACTTTCGCGCCGAGGGACTGCTCGATGCGCTCGGCGATGCCGACGTGCGCGGACGGCGTGTCCTCCTGCTGCGCGCCGCCGGCGCGCGCGCCATCCTGCCCGACACGCTGCGCGCGCGCGGCGCCGCGGTGGACGAGGTGATCGCGTACCGGGCGATCGTGCCGCCCGCGACCGACGCGGCGGGGCTTCGTGCCGCACTCGTGGAAGGCGGCCTCGACGTGCTGACCTTCACGTCGAGCTCGACGGTCAGGAACTTCGCCACGCTGCTCGGTCCCGAGGCGATCGCGACGCTCGGCCTGCACGGCCGCCCGCTCGTCGCGTGCATCGGTCCCGTCACGGCGGAGACCGCACGCGAGGTCGGGTTGCGCGTCGACGTCGTCCCCGCGTCGTACACCGCGTCGGCCCTCGCGCACGCGATCGCGGCACATTTTTGCAAAGCCGGGAGTGATCCACTAAGCGGAGGCGTTGGATGA
- the hemB gene encoding porphobilinogen synthase gives MSRFPLYRPRRLRRTEALRRLVRETHVVAEQLVQPLFVVPGTKVENPVGSMPGVAQLSIDRAAEECRRLVDLGVSAVLLFGIPETKDARGSGAVAPDGIIPRALEAIRKAAPGLVLVTDVCLCEYTDHGHCGVLRGDEVENDPTLELLAAEALAHARAGADIVAPSDMMDGRVGAIRRALDGAGLSHVPILSYAAKFASGFYGPFREAAESTPAFGDRRGYQMDPANGDEALREVALDIEEGADMVMVKPALPYLDVIRRVKDRTGYPVAAYQVSGEYAMIKAAVANGWLDEARVVEETLTAIRRAGADVVITYFAKDVARGVYRR, from the coding sequence ATGAGCCGCTTCCCCCTGTACCGTCCGCGCCGGCTCCGCCGCACCGAGGCCCTGCGGCGACTCGTTCGCGAGACGCACGTCGTGGCCGAGCAGCTCGTACAGCCACTCTTCGTCGTTCCAGGCACCAAGGTCGAGAACCCGGTCGGCTCGATGCCGGGCGTGGCGCAGCTCTCGATCGACCGCGCGGCCGAGGAGTGCCGCCGGCTGGTCGACCTCGGCGTGTCCGCGGTGCTGCTGTTCGGCATTCCGGAGACGAAGGACGCGCGCGGCAGCGGCGCGGTCGCACCGGACGGCATCATTCCCCGCGCGCTCGAAGCGATCCGCAAGGCGGCGCCCGGGCTCGTGCTCGTCACCGACGTCTGCCTATGCGAGTACACCGACCACGGCCATTGCGGCGTGCTGCGCGGCGACGAGGTCGAGAACGACCCGACGCTCGAGCTGCTCGCCGCCGAGGCGCTCGCGCACGCGCGCGCCGGCGCCGACATCGTGGCGCCCTCGGACATGATGGACGGCCGGGTCGGCGCCATCCGGCGCGCGCTCGACGGTGCCGGCCTGTCGCACGTGCCCATCCTCTCGTACGCGGCCAAGTTCGCCTCCGGGTTCTACGGCCCATTCCGCGAGGCCGCGGAGTCGACCCCGGCGTTCGGCGATCGCCGCGGCTACCAGATGGATCCGGCCAACGGCGACGAGGCGCTGCGCGAGGTCGCGCTCGACATCGAGGAAGGCGCCGACATGGTGATGGTGAAGCCCGCCCTCCCGTACCTCGACGTCATCCGCCGCGTGAAGGATCGCACGGGATATCCGGTCGCGGCGTACCAGGTGAGCGGCGAGTACGCGATGATCAAGGCCGCCGTGGCGAACGGCTGGCTCGACGAGGCGCGCGTCGTCGAGGAGACGCTGACCGCGATCCGCCGCGCCGGCGCAGACGTCGTCATCACGTACTTCGCGAAGGACGTCGCACGGGGCGTCTATCGGCGATGA